From a single Collibacillus ludicampi genomic region:
- a CDS encoding MFS transporter — protein MEKEQVKLAPGRWIRLVPIVFITYSLAYLDRANYGFGAAGGMAKELHITQGVSSLLGALFFLGYFFFQIPGAHYAEKRSAKKLIFWSLILWGVLASATGFISNISVLFIVRFLLGVVESVVMPAMLVYLSHWFTKQERSRANTFLILGNPVTVLWMSVVSGYLLQAFGWRWMFILEGLPAVLWAFIWWMLVDDHPKDAKWLAQVEKQEIEMALQQEQLAIQPVKNYREAFKSNKVILLSLQYFFWSIGVYGFVIWLPSIIKAASHIGIVATGWLSSVPYVLAVLLMVICSYYSDRTLNRKAFVWPFLLIGALAFYASYAIGTSNFWLSFVLLVIAGGAMYAPYGPFFAIVPEIMPRNVAGAAKALINSMGALGSFVGAYVVGYLNGLTGGPGASYIFMAGSLLLSVLLTIAVKTSSHIPLERKVQA, from the coding sequence ATGGAAAAAGAGCAAGTCAAATTGGCTCCTGGACGCTGGATACGTCTGGTTCCCATCGTATTTATCACGTACAGTCTGGCTTACCTTGACCGTGCGAATTACGGATTTGGCGCCGCTGGAGGAATGGCGAAAGAGTTGCATATTACACAAGGGGTCTCCTCATTGTTGGGCGCTCTCTTTTTCCTTGGGTATTTTTTCTTTCAAATTCCGGGGGCTCATTACGCGGAAAAGAGGAGCGCCAAGAAATTGATCTTCTGGAGTTTGATTCTATGGGGTGTACTTGCATCGGCTACCGGTTTTATCTCAAACATTTCGGTATTATTCATCGTCCGTTTTTTGCTGGGGGTTGTTGAAAGTGTTGTCATGCCGGCGATGCTCGTATATTTGAGCCATTGGTTCACGAAACAGGAACGTTCTCGCGCCAATACGTTTTTGATCTTGGGGAATCCGGTCACCGTGCTTTGGATGTCGGTAGTCTCCGGCTATTTGCTGCAAGCGTTCGGTTGGCGTTGGATGTTTATCCTGGAAGGGCTCCCGGCGGTTCTCTGGGCATTTATTTGGTGGATGTTAGTCGATGATCACCCGAAGGATGCAAAATGGCTTGCCCAAGTGGAAAAACAGGAGATCGAAATGGCGCTCCAGCAGGAACAATTAGCGATACAGCCGGTCAAGAATTATAGGGAAGCATTCAAATCGAACAAAGTGATTTTGCTATCGTTACAGTACTTTTTTTGGAGCATCGGTGTTTACGGATTTGTCATTTGGTTGCCTTCGATCATTAAGGCCGCTTCCCATATCGGGATCGTAGCGACGGGCTGGCTTTCTTCGGTTCCCTATGTCTTGGCGGTGCTTCTCATGGTCATCTGTTCGTATTACTCGGACCGTACATTGAATCGCAAAGCGTTTGTCTGGCCCTTCCTATTGATAGGTGCTCTCGCGTTTTACGCATCGTACGCGATCGGTACATCGAATTTCTGGCTATCATTTGTCTTGCTGGTTATCGCGGGTGGGGCGATGTATGCTCCTTATGGTCCTTTCTTCGCCATCGTTCCTGAAATCATGCCGCGTAACGTAGCGGGTGCCGCAAAGGCTTTAATCAACAGCATGGGAGCCTTGGGATCGTTTGTGGGGGCGTATGTCGTGGGATATCTTAACGGTTTGACGGGCGGTCCGGGTGCATCCTATATTTTTATGGCAGGATCTTTGCTCTTGTCTGTCCTTTTGACGATTGCCGTCAAAACATCGTCTCATATTCCATTAGAACGGAAGGTGCAGGCATAA
- a CDS encoding LacI family DNA-binding transcriptional regulator, producing the protein MKQDARKRITIDHVARRAGVSKTTVSRYLNGHYEALAEQTLKRIQEAIIALDYRPNRMASGLKRDRSHLIGIVVADITNPFSTAILRGAEDVCKRHGYSLMVCNTDNDPAKEREYIFMLQAQRIDGLIINTTGQNNEFLHQLAAEHTPVVLVDRKVPELGFDTVGVDNEQATAEAVHYLVEQGYERIAFFSEPIDGISSRMERLISFQNVLRRYGHCSVSDIYEIDLRSEKQLEKKLDAFVHSSQDQSRVLFAANGVILLQLILELRKKGLQIPEDISVLGFDDLDWAPVVGPGITTIAQPTYEIGVTAMERVLQRLEGDDTPARQISLSGQLIVRGSTPSSSKPDGNGSSATTKSI; encoded by the coding sequence ATGAAACAAGATGCGCGTAAACGCATAACGATCGATCATGTAGCAAGGAGAGCCGGCGTTTCCAAAACGACCGTGTCACGCTATTTGAACGGCCACTACGAAGCTTTAGCGGAGCAAACACTCAAGCGTATTCAAGAGGCTATCATCGCTCTGGATTACCGCCCCAATCGGATGGCAAGCGGATTGAAGCGAGATAGGAGTCATTTGATCGGCATTGTGGTTGCCGATATCACGAATCCGTTTTCCACCGCAATTCTTCGCGGAGCAGAGGATGTCTGCAAACGTCATGGGTACAGCTTGATGGTTTGTAATACGGATAACGATCCCGCGAAAGAACGGGAATACATTTTCATGTTGCAAGCACAGAGGATCGACGGGCTCATCATCAATACGACCGGACAAAACAATGAGTTCCTCCACCAGTTAGCCGCCGAGCATACCCCTGTGGTACTGGTCGATCGTAAAGTCCCCGAGTTGGGATTCGATACGGTGGGGGTCGATAATGAACAGGCGACAGCGGAGGCCGTTCATTATTTGGTGGAACAAGGGTATGAAAGAATCGCTTTTTTTAGCGAACCGATCGATGGAATCAGTTCACGTATGGAACGTTTGATTTCTTTTCAAAACGTCCTTCGTCGGTACGGCCATTGTAGTGTATCGGATATTTATGAGATCGACCTGCGTAGCGAGAAGCAGTTGGAGAAGAAGCTGGACGCATTCGTTCACAGTTCTCAAGACCAATCGCGTGTCCTGTTCGCGGCAAACGGAGTCATCTTGTTACAGTTGATTTTAGAATTGCGAAAAAAAGGCTTGCAGATTCCAGAAGATATCTCTGTATTAGGTTTTGACGATCTGGATTGGGCGCCCGTTGTGGGACCCGGAATCACAACGATTGCCCAGCCGACGTATGAGATTGGGGTTACCGCCATGGAACGCGTGTTACAGCGCTTGGAAGGAGATGATACTCCCGCACGCCAGATTTCCTTGTCGGGTCAGTTGATCGTTCGTGGTTCCACACCGTCCAGCTCAAAACCGGACGGGAACGGATCATCCGCGACTACGAAGTCCATATAA
- a CDS encoding Fur family transcriptional regulator — protein MTDVEAYLSKLRAQGFKLTGKRRAIVEVLLREDRYITAKDLMEALKESYPSLSLDTVYRNLNMLKEAHIIEESEYGEGGSRYRIRCSTDHHHHLVCIRCGKTEALEDCPMDILAHVPEGYQVVGHRFEVLGYCPGCTDDLSSKGGREV, from the coding sequence ATGACCGACGTTGAAGCATATCTGAGTAAACTGCGGGCGCAAGGATTCAAACTGACAGGCAAGCGCCGTGCGATCGTTGAAGTGCTGTTGCGGGAAGACCGTTACATTACGGCGAAAGATCTCATGGAAGCTTTGAAAGAGTCTTATCCAAGCCTCTCCCTTGATACCGTTTATCGTAACTTGAATATGCTGAAAGAGGCTCATATCATAGAGGAATCGGAGTACGGAGAAGGCGGGTCGCGATATCGTATCCGTTGCTCTACAGACCATCACCACCATCTTGTTTGTATACGCTGCGGTAAGACGGAAGCGCTGGAAGATTGTCCGATGGACATCCTCGCCCATGTTCCTGAAGGTTATCAGGTGGTGGGACACCGCTTCGAAGTTCTAGGCTATTGTCCGGGTTGTACAGACGATCTTTCCTCCAAAGGAGGAAGAGAAGTTTGA